The DNA segment ATTCAATAGACCACTAAGTGCATTTGTACCCTGAGTAACCAATTTGTCTTTTTGCATTTGAACCAATTGTGTAGCAAGTGCAGTCACTGCCTGCTTTGTATCAGTTTGAATTTTTGGATTTTTGAAGTTTCCAGTCAAATTGGCGTTAATCGGAATGTTTTTAATTTTCGCCGCATCAGCAGGTGTAAGACTTGCTAGTAATTTGTTGGCTTCTGTACCTAAATATTTCGCAGGAACATCAAAATTCAATTTATAATTTATAGATTGATCAAATCCGTGCTGTCCTCCAACGGTCAATTTAATATCTTGGTATTTGATGTCGAAAGGTTTCAGGTTAACCTTTCCATTTTCAAATGTTAGGTAAGTGCTCAAATTGTTTAGATTTACTTTTGACAAATCGATAAAGTTCAAATTGTTATCAAGTGCAGTAAGCAACGTGCTACTTTGGGCATTTACAGTGGTCGATAGCAGTTGTCCCATGAGATCTCCAGTGATTGACGCAAGATTTGGAGTCATCTCTTTTGCGTCAAGATTTCCTCCTACGTGAATCGTAGAGTTCAGTTGTCCATTGATAATTCCTGCTATTGGTGCAATACTTTTCAACATCTCAAGCTGTGTAAAAGTCTGAGCGATGTCTACGTTCTTTAATCCTAAAGTCATATTAAAGGTTGGTACTTTCTCTTTGGTCGAAACATTACCCGATACTGCAATCAATCCGCCAAAGATATTTGTTGTTACATCTTCAAGTGTAGCTTTCTCATCTTTTATAGAAATTTTTCCAGCCACATTTTTCAGAACGAGATTGTCATATAATACTGTGTTCGCTTTCGCGGAAAGAGTAACGTTTAAGAACGATGGAATTTTTAATGCCTCTGAAGTTTTAGTCGTAGTTTTGGCGGCAGGATCTTCGGCGGTCATAAAGTCTGCTAGTGATAATTGATTGGAAGTCATACTGAAGTTTCCTTTTAACTCTTGTTTTCTAAACAAAAAGCCATAAAAATTATCCAATCTTCCTTTCGCACTAATATCACTTTTCCCTGTTGTAGCATCAAATTGCTGAAGGTTTACGTGATCCGTATTAAAAGACATTGCAGCGGTAGCAATATTTAAAGCTGATCCCTTATCATCAACATATTTAAAATTTGAAATGCTCATTGTCCCCGCGTTGTCAATTTTCTCATACTTATTATCTTCTACTGCTTGCATATCAAACTTCGTGGTAAGATCTGCTTTTAAAATCCCTTGCAGTGGCTTGTCCAATTTTATTGGATACGCATTCGATAGATTTCCAAGATTGATCGTTCCTTTTAAGGCAGCATCAACCAAGGGATTTTCGACTACATTTCTAATTTTTGCTTTAGCGCTAAAAACATCTTGATCAATTGCAAAAGTCAATTTGTCTAGATCAACATAAGTATCATTCAAAATTCCACTATCATTGATGATTTTTGCATCAATTACGATATTCTGAACAGATTTTGGTAAGTCGGGATATTTAAAAGAAGCGTTATTGGAGGCGATTTTTAAGTTAAAAGCAGGAACAGTATTTTCTGAATACAAGCCCTTTGCAAAACCCGAAAAAGAGAAATCTCCCGTTGTTTTGATATTGGCGAGGCTGCCAGAATATTTAGCAGGAACCAACGCGAGGAAATTCGTAAATGATGAACTAGGAGTTTTAAAAGTAAGATCATACTGCTGACCAGCTTCAACCAGTTGGATAAAACCATTAAACTCTAAAGGAAGCTGATTGATAATAGCTTTGTTTTCTTTAAAGGTATATTTGCTGTTTTCCAAATCGATTCCTAAAACGGCATCAAGTTTCAACGGAATCTGACGCATATAATTTGTACCGTCCATATCCAAAGTTAGTGATGCTTGCGATGTTGTAACCAAATCCAATTTAGAAGCCGCAAAGTCGCCGCTTCCGGAGTGATTTAGACTATCGATGACCATTTTTAAATTTGATCCTTGATCAAAATAAACAAATTTAAGGTTGTTGATTTTGTATGATTTTAGCTTTAAAGCCAACGGAGCACTATTTCCTTCATCTGTTGAGGCATCATCTTTAAGAGCAATGTCAAAATTTCCGACACCATCTTTGTTGAAAATTATATTTACTTGACCATTATCAGAGGTAAATGAATCAATATTCATCGGCTCGTTGTCACCTTTAAAAAGTTCTTTAATGGACATTTTTAAATCTAAAGTTCCAAATGAAACCAAAGTGTCTCCAGCAAATGGCGCTTTATTGATAATCACTAAATGATCAACCGACACATTCGCGTCAGGGAAACTTTTGATAAAACTTAAATCTACATCCTTGAAAGAAACTGTAGCATCAACATTTTTGTTGATAGTCTGTGCAATTTTAGCTTTGATAGCGTCTTGAAATATAAATGGTGCGGCAAATAATGCTATAATTAGCAGTAAAAATACTACTCCGATTATGGTAAATATCCTCTTAGTCATACTTTTTTTTTATTCTATTTATTTTACTTTGAGTTGGTAAGGCATCAATAATTGTACCCCTCTTTGATTTGTAGCATTCTTGATGTCTTGAATTAATTGGTAATTCTCAGCTCCAATTTCTTTTTCAAGAATTGCTTTGGAGGAGATAAACGATGGCATTAATGAAGCAAAAAGATCTTTAAAGCTTTTCTCGTACTCCGGGTAACTTCTCGTGCTGTACTTGTCTATTTTTGCCATTTTTGCTGCTTGAGCCACAGCATCGTCTAGACTTCCTAACTTATCTACTAGTCCAATTCCAAGCGCATCTGCACCAGTCCAAACGCGGCCTTGACCAATTGCATCCACTTGTTCTGCAGTCATATTTCTTCCATCGGCAACTCTACTCACAAAAATACTATAAATACGTTCGACGTCGCTTTGAGTCGCCGCTCTCATCGTTGCATCCAGTGGTAAAAATGGAGAGTAGTCTGCCGAATTTTTATTGGTTTTAATTTGCTGCGTATGAATTCCGATTCTATTAGAAAGTTTGGTGAAATTTGGAAGAACTCCAAAAACTCCAATAGAGCCCGTAATTGTATTTGGTTCGGCAAAAATCATATCGGCATTACAGGAAATATAATAGCCTCCAGATGCGGCAACATTACCCATAGACACCACAATTGGTTTTATTCCTTTTGTCAACTCAACTTCTCTCCAAATTAAATCAGACGTCAAAGCACTTCCTCCTGGCGAATCAACTCGCAGTACAATTGCTTTTACATTGTCATCTTCTCGAGCTTCCTTAATTGCACGACGCATCGAGCCTTCTCCAATATAAGAAACATCTCCTTCGCCACCCATAATCTGACCTTGTGCATATATTACCGCAATTCTGTCTGAACCTAAGGTTTTGCTCGTAGTTGCAACATTTTTGGCGTAAGCTACAATATCTATGCTTTTATACTCCTTATCTTTTTCGATATTCAGCTTTTTTCGAATCTGATTGTGATAAATATCTTCATAAGCAACTACATCAATTAGATTTTCGGCTTTTGCCATTTCGGGCGTTCTTGCTTGCAAATCATCTGCAATTGCATTCAATCTATCTTTTGAAATTTTTCTGCTTCTTGATACTTGTTCCAAAATTACATTCCAACTCGTTTGAAGCATTGTAGTTACTTGCTCTCTGTTGGCATCACTCATTTCATTCTGCAAAAATGGCTCAACTGCACTTTTGTATTTTCCGTGTCTAATTACTTCCATCTTGATTCCAGATTTTTCTTGCAAATCTTTGAAGAACATCAATTCGGCTGATAAACCCTTAAAATCCAATCCTCCAACTGGGTTTAAGTAAATTGAATCCGCAACACTGTTTAAAAAATATTCACCTTGCGTCATTTCGTCTCCATATGCGTAAACAAACTTCTTTGACGTTTTAAAATCTTCAATTGCAGACCGCAGCCAATTAGTTTGCGCTGCTCCTAATTTTGAATCACTGTTGATAATCGAAATACCTTTAATGCTTTTGTCGGTTTTGGCGTATTCGATGGCTTTAATTACATCCGTCAAGCCGTCATTGTTTACTTCGTAATAATCAAAGTCTGTGTATCTTGCTTTTCCGGCATAGTCGCGATTTACTTCGGCAAGATCTAAAACGATTACCGAATTATTATTTACAACTACTTTTTCACTTCCACTGCCCGCAATTACTCCAATCATAACGATCCCGAAGAAAAATAGCATAAAGAATATAAATAAACCAACGAGTGTGGCGAGGACGTTTCCTAGAAATTTCATAATTATTATTTTATTATAAGTCGATTTATTTATCAGAAAGTTACACTTGTCTACAAATTAAATAAATAATAGTGAGCGCAACTAATATAGGTCTAGTATTAAATTGTTTTAGTTAATTTTGTCGCTGACAAAGATTGTTACAGCAAAGGAAACTCTTCTTTGTACAACGTTTTTTAAGTAGATTTTTTATATGGAATTTTTTCAAAATCGGGCAGTTTTATCATTAGGAAGTAATCTTGGCGATCGAGAGCAAGCCATAATATCTTGTATTGATGCAATCAACTTCCAGATAGCTACCGTTACCGATGTTTCTAAACTGTACGAATCAGAAGCGTGGGGTTTTAGTAGTGATGCTTTTCTCAACTGTGCTATTTTGGTTCATACTTCTCTTACAGCTTCAGAGCTTTTAGAATCGCTATTAAAACTCGAGCTAGACTTGGGTCGAAAACGATCTGCCGAAGAAGGTTATCAAGCCCGAAATATCGACATCGACATTATTACCTTCAACGAAGAGATAATTGCGGCTGACAATCTTCAAATTCCCCATAAGGAAATGCAAAATCGTAAATTTGTGCTTTTACCCTTGTGCGATTTGAAATTTGAATGGAATCATCCGATTTTTCATCAATCAAAAGAAAAGCTTTTAGCATCTACTTCTGATACTTCTGCCTGTATAATTTTCGGAAAATTAGAAAATCCAATTTCCAGATATCGCTTTAATAACTGCAATTATGTCGCAGTAGAAGGCAATATTGGCGCGGGCAAAACGACTTTGGCCAAAAGAATTGCCGACGACTTTAATGCTAAAACCGTCCTTGAACGATTTGCAGATAATCCTTTTCTTCCCAAATTTTACGAAGATCCAAGTCGATATGCTTTTCCGCTCGAAATGTCTTTTCTTGCCGATCGCTATCAACAAATTACCGATGACCTAGAGCAATTTGATCTTTTTAAAGATTTTATTGTTGCCGATTACCACGTCTTTAAATCATTGATATTTTCTAAAATAACTTTAGTCGAAGAAGAATTTAGACTTTACAGCAATCTTTTTGATATTATGTACAGACAGATTCCAAAGCCTGATTTGTATATCTATTTATATCAAAACACCGAACGTTTACTTTTAAATATAAAGAAACGTGGTCGTGATTATGAGCAGGACATCGAAGCTGAATATCTCGACAAGATCAACCGAGGCTATTTGGAATATATTAAAAATCAAAAAGAATTAAATGTATTAATCATCGATGCCTCAGAATTGGATTTTGTGAATCAACAAAGTGATTATCTCTTAATTCTAAATCAAATATCAGAAAAACTAAGTCTTAAAGAATTCTAATTTTAGCAAATAAATCCCAGATAACAATTCCCGCACTTACCGCAATATTCAGGGAGTGCTTGGTTCCAAGTTGCGGTATCTCTATACAAAAATCGCTATTCTCTACTGCTTCCTGTGAAACGCCAAAAACTTCGTTTCCGAAAATTAACGCGTATTTTTTTCCTATTTCTACTTCAAAATCTTCAAGGCTTTTTGAGCCCTCAACTTGCTCGATTGCCGCGATTATAGCGCCGTCATTTCTGGCAATTTCGATAGCTTCAAGAACTGTTTCACAATACTGCCATTCAACTGTTTCTGTAGCGCCGAGCGCCGTTTTGTGAATTTCTTTATTTGGAGGAACAGCGGTGATTCCGCACAGAAAAATCTTTTCGATCAAAAATGCATCGGCCGTGCGAAAAACCGAGCCGATATTATTCAAACTTCGGATATCGTCCAAAATTATTGTAATAGGAGTTTTTTGAGCCTCCTTAAAATCTTCAACACTTTTGCGATCGAGTTCGCTATTTTCTAATTTTCTCATTTTGAAAAAGTACAAAAAAAAACTTCCCAAAAAAATCAGGAAGCTTGTTAGTTTTATTAAAAGGGATGTCTAGCTCTTTGTTGCTGCAGCTTCTTCTGGCAATACATTTCCTTTAATTGTAAGAACTGTGCTAGGTTTTACTGCATTTGTTGTAAGTGTAACTGTTTTAGAGAATGCACCAACACGGTCAGTTGCATATTTTACGCTAATTTTTGCAGTTGCTCCTGGAGCAATCGGTTCTTTAGGATAAGTTGGAACTGTGCAACCACATGATCCTTGAGCAGATGTAATAATAAGTGGCGTGTTACCAGTATTTGTGAAAACGAAATCACGTTTACCATCAGAATTTTTAGCGATAGTACCGTAGTCAATTGTTTCCGCCTTAAAAGTCATCTCTGCTCCTTGCACTTGTTTTACTTCAGTTTTCGATTTTTTCGCAGTCTGTGCGTTTGCCGTAGTCATTCCTAAAACACCAACTAAAGCCAACATTACTATTTTTTTCATCTTAGAAGAATTTATTTTATTCTAGCAAATCTAATAAAAAATGATATCTCCTTTCAAAAAAAAATCCTAAATTATACTTTTAAATCTCACATAATGTATAGTCTAGTATAATGTAGTAAATTCGCTTCTCTATATTCTTTTATAAAACACTTACACATTGGCAGCAAAAAATACCACTCCCAAAGAGACTCCTTTAATGAAACAGTACAACGAGATCAAGCGAAAGTATCCTGATGCCTGCTTGCTTTTTCGCGTTGGCGATTTCTATGAAACCTTTGGTGAAGATGCTATCAGGGCTTCCAAAATTTTGGGAATTGTGTTAACCAAAAGAGGTGCTGGTTCTGAAACGGAAACCGCTCTTGCGGGATTCCCACACCATTCTATAAATACATATTTGCCAAAATTGGTGAAAGCAGGATTGAGAGTTGCCATTTGCGATCAACTGGAAGACCCAAAACTGACCAAAACAATTGTCAAACGTGGCGTTACTGAATTGGTGACTCCGGGAGTCTCAATGAATGACGAGGTTTTGCAATCAAAATCAAACAATTTCTTAGCGGCAATTCACTTTGGTGCTAAAAGTTTGGGTATCGCATTTTTAGATGTTTCTACCGGCGAATTTCTTACTGCGCAAGGAAATGAAGAATATATTGATAAACTGCTGCAGAATT comes from the Flavobacterium ardleyense genome and includes:
- the sppA gene encoding signal peptide peptidase SppA, translated to MKFLGNVLATLVGLFIFFMLFFFGIVMIGVIAGSGSEKVVVNNNSVIVLDLAEVNRDYAGKARYTDFDYYEVNNDGLTDVIKAIEYAKTDKSIKGISIINSDSKLGAAQTNWLRSAIEDFKTSKKFVYAYGDEMTQGEYFLNSVADSIYLNPVGGLDFKGLSAELMFFKDLQEKSGIKMEVIRHGKYKSAVEPFLQNEMSDANREQVTTMLQTSWNVILEQVSRSRKISKDRLNAIADDLQARTPEMAKAENLIDVVAYEDIYHNQIRKKLNIEKDKEYKSIDIVAYAKNVATTSKTLGSDRIAVIYAQGQIMGGEGDVSYIGEGSMRRAIKEAREDDNVKAIVLRVDSPGGSALTSDLIWREVELTKGIKPIVVSMGNVAASGGYYISCNADMIFAEPNTITGSIGVFGVLPNFTKLSNRIGIHTQQIKTNKNSADYSPFLPLDATMRAATQSDVERIYSIFVSRVADGRNMTAEQVDAIGQGRVWTGADALGIGLVDKLGSLDDAVAQAAKMAKIDKYSTRSYPEYEKSFKDLFASLMPSFISSKAILEKEIGAENYQLIQDIKNATNQRGVQLLMPYQLKVK
- a CDS encoding TrmH family RNA methyltransferase, with the protein product MRKLENSELDRKSVEDFKEAQKTPITIILDDIRSLNNIGSVFRTADAFLIEKIFLCGITAVPPNKEIHKTALGATETVEWQYCETVLEAIEIARNDGAIIAAIEQVEGSKSLEDFEVEIGKKYALIFGNEVFGVSQEAVENSDFCIEIPQLGTKHSLNIAVSAGIVIWDLFAKIRIL
- a CDS encoding DUF1573 domain-containing protein → MKKIVMLALVGVLGMTTANAQTAKKSKTEVKQVQGAEMTFKAETIDYGTIAKNSDGKRDFVFTNTGNTPLIITSAQGSCGCTVPTYPKEPIAPGATAKISVKYATDRVGAFSKTVTLTTNAVKPSTVLTIKGNVLPEEAAATKS
- a CDS encoding AsmA-like C-terminal region-containing protein codes for the protein MTKRIFTIIGVVFLLLIIALFAAPFIFQDAIKAKIAQTINKNVDATVSFKDVDLSFIKSFPDANVSVDHLVIINKAPFAGDTLVSFGTLDLKMSIKELFKGDNEPMNIDSFTSDNGQVNIIFNKDGVGNFDIALKDDASTDEGNSAPLALKLKSYKINNLKFVYFDQGSNLKMVIDSLNHSGSGDFAASKLDLVTTSQASLTLDMDGTNYMRQIPLKLDAVLGIDLENSKYTFKENKAIINQLPLEFNGFIQLVEAGQQYDLTFKTPSSSFTNFLALVPAKYSGSLANIKTTGDFSFSGFAKGLYSENTVPAFNLKIASNNASFKYPDLPKSVQNIVIDAKIINDSGILNDTYVDLDKLTFAIDQDVFSAKAKIRNVVENPLVDAALKGTINLGNLSNAYPIKLDKPLQGILKADLTTKFDMQAVEDNKYEKIDNAGTMSISNFKYVDDKGSALNIATAAMSFNTDHVNLQQFDATTGKSDISAKGRLDNFYGFLFRKQELKGNFSMTSNQLSLADFMTAEDPAAKTTTKTSEALKIPSFLNVTLSAKANTVLYDNLVLKNVAGKISIKDEKATLEDVTTNIFGGLIAVSGNVSTKEKVPTFNMTLGLKNVDIAQTFTQLEMLKSIAPIAGIINGQLNSTIHVGGNLDAKEMTPNLASITGDLMGQLLSTTVNAQSSTLLTALDNNLNFIDLSKVNLNNLSTYLTFENGKVNLKPFDIKYQDIKLTVGGQHGFDQSINYKLNFDVPAKYLGTEANKLLASLTPADAAKIKNIPINANLTGNFKNPKIQTDTKQAVTALATQLVQMQKDKLVTQGTNALSGLLNGLGNNSNTPKDTTKTSTPPTTQPVKEAIQTKANDILNGLFNKKKKPEPATPPATTP
- the folK gene encoding 2-amino-4-hydroxy-6-hydroxymethyldihydropteridine diphosphokinase, whose translation is MEFFQNRAVLSLGSNLGDREQAIISCIDAINFQIATVTDVSKLYESEAWGFSSDAFLNCAILVHTSLTASELLESLLKLELDLGRKRSAEEGYQARNIDIDIITFNEEIIAADNLQIPHKEMQNRKFVLLPLCDLKFEWNHPIFHQSKEKLLASTSDTSACIIFGKLENPISRYRFNNCNYVAVEGNIGAGKTTLAKRIADDFNAKTVLERFADNPFLPKFYEDPSRYAFPLEMSFLADRYQQITDDLEQFDLFKDFIVADYHVFKSLIFSKITLVEEEFRLYSNLFDIMYRQIPKPDLYIYLYQNTERLLLNIKKRGRDYEQDIEAEYLDKINRGYLEYIKNQKELNVLIIDASELDFVNQQSDYLLILNQISEKLSLKEF